Part of the Streptomyces sp. NBC_01460 genome, GGGCCAGGACCCCGGACAGGGCCAGCTCCTCACCCTCGCGGTCGCTGGAGGAGTCTGGAAGGCATCTCACCTCACCGATGGGGACCACGGCCTGATCAGTGAAGCCGTCGCACCCGGGTTCGACTACGCCGACATGACGCTCGCCCGGGCCCAGGACCTGCTGCAGACCTTCCCCCAGCACGAGGAACTGATCCACGCCTACTGCCGCCCCGCCGGATCGGGGTGACCCGACCGCGACACCCCTCACCCGGACCGTGCACAGGGCTTTCCCGGAATCGTGGCCACGCGAGTGCCATGCGCCGCACGCCTGGCGCTCTCAAGCCTCAGGGACACCGTGACACGGGGCCGAGGCGAAGAGCTCGAACAGTTCGGAGCAGTCGGTCGGCTCCGGCAGGTCCGCGACGAGCGTCACGACGCGCTCGACCGCTGCCGTGCTCAGCACCTCAGCCGCCGCCTCGCGGAACCGCGCCCGCACGTCGTCGTCATCGAGCCGCGGGACCTCCGGCACCCGCTCCTGGGAGACGATGACGCGGCGTCCGAGAACGTCGGCGGCGGTTCGTTGCGGGCGCCGGCTGCAACGCCCGTTGCTGACCGGTGGGAACGGCCGCAGTCGTTCCCGCTCGGCATCACTCGACATCCCGATCCATGGCCGCGTCAGAGACCCGGGCCTGGAGCGGTCACATGATGCACCAGGCAGAGCCGGCTAGGCGGGCTGCGTGACGGGTGTTGCCGGAGCGGTCGCGATCTTGCGGGTCTCCCGCATGACCAGCAGGCCGTTGACCACCATCAGCGTCGCGGTCAGGCCGTGTACGCCGAGCGCTGTCGCCACGGAGCCGTGGTGGGCCAGCACGGTGGTCATGTCGCCGTACGCGGCGACGGCCTCCACCAGCAGCACCCAGCCCAGCGCCCGACGGTGGCCCGTCACCAGCAGGATGCCCAGGACCAGGGCCAGGACGACGTCGCGGATCCCCTTGACGATCAGGAAGCCGCCGCCGTCGCCGGACGGCCAGCTCGGCAGGCCGAAGTTCGGTGCCGTCGTCTCCGGGCTCAGGATGAACTCCGTCCCGAACCAGAGGATGAAGAGGATGAAGGCGGCGGTCAGGAAGGTGTTGATCTTCTTCAGTGACATGGTTCTTCTCCTTGTGGGTCTTCGTCCGCCTGGTGAGCTTCGGGGGTGCGTTCCCGGCTGCTGTGGGCCCTGGTGTCAGGCGAGGGCGGCGACCAGCAGGGCGAAGGCGGCGATGATGACGGCGACGCGGACGTAGTGGTAGCGGTCCCAGCGGGTCGTCTGCTGCTTCCAGTCGGCGGGCCGGTTCTCGGCGGTCCACGTCTTGCTCCGGTTGTTGATCGGGACGAGCAGCAGGATCGACATGATCACGCTGATGATCAGCAGCGCGCCGCCGATGACGACGAGGCCCGCGCCGTCTTGCTGCCATCCGGTGACGGCCCAGATCGCGACGAGGACGAGCGAGCCGATGTACCAGAACGGCATCACGGCGCCGAGCATCCGGCCTCCGTGGGCGCGGCCGGCTTGGCCGCTGTCCTCCGGGAGGGCGTTGAAGATCGGGTTCATGACAAAGGCGACGGAGAACTCCACCCCCACCATCACTCCGACGACCACGGTGGTGACGACCTCAAGTGTGTTGAGCATGATGACCCTTTCGGAATCTAGTGCTGCTAGCCGATGTGGCAACGCTAGTACTAGTGCCGTTCAGTTGTCTAGCGGTGCTAGGGTCGAATCATGTCGGTACAGGAACGCAAGGAGCGCGAGCGGGCGGAACGCGAGCGCCTCATCGTGGCCACGGCCCGCGAACTCGCGGAGCAGCAGGGCTGGGGCGCGGTCACCACCCGTCGGCTCGCCGAGCGCATCGAATACAGCCAGCCCGTCCTCTACAGCCACTTCCGCGGCAAACGGGAGATCATCGGCGCCGTCGCCCTGGAGGGCGCCGCCGAGCTGGCCGTGGTGGTGCGCGACGCGACCGCCGCCGCGGATGGCCCTCGTGCCCGGGTCGCCGCCCTGGCCCGCGCTTATCTGGACTTCGCCGAGCGCAACCCGGCGGTCTACGACGCCATCTTCCAGCTCGACGGCGGTCTGGCGTTCGCGCGCGAGGACACCCCGGCACCTCTCAAGGACGCCTTCGCCGCGCTGTTGGAGAGCCTCGGCGAAGTCGCCGGGGAGGGGGTCGACCCGGGGCTCTTCACCGAGACGTTCTGGGCGTCCCTGCACGGGCTGGCCACCCTGACCCGGGCCGGACGACTGCTGCCGGAGGGCACCGAGCAGTGGGTGGAGCTGCTGGTGGACCGGCTCGCCATCGTCTGACGCACCGTCCAGGCGGGCACGCGACCGGGGTTTCCGGGCCCGTCTGCCCGCGTGTGGCACCGGACGTGGTCACACGCGGGCAGACGGGCGCAGTGTGAGAACCTTCCGGAATCTCCCTTGATCGCGACGTGGATCCCGCCGGTAAAGTCGGCTAGGACGGTGTCTCTTGGGGGAGTGATGACGGCAGTGGATGCAGTGCCCATAGTCTTCGTTCACGGGACGCGTTTCAGCGCCGGACAGTGGAGCATGCAGCTTGCCGCGCTCCGGGACGAATTCCCGGTGATCGCCATCGACCTGCCCGGCCACGGGGACCGCTCCGCTCAGCCCTGGAGCCTGAGCGCGGCGACGGAGATCATCTCTTCTGCGGTGGACTCGCTCGACCATGGGCCGGCCCTGGTCGTGGGGCACTCGCTCGGCGGATACGCCTCACTGGAGTTCGCGCGGCGCTGTCCGGAACAACTGCGCGGAATGATCCTCGCGGGAGCCAGTGCCTCCACCCGCGGTCTCCGGGCAGTGCCCTATCGCCTGGTCGCCGGACTGGTCCCTCGTATGCCTGCAGATCGCCTGACCCGGTGGAACGACCGGTTGCTGCGGCGGCTTTACCCACGGGACGTGGTGGAGGCAACCCTCCGTGCCGGCTACGCCTTCCATACCCTGCCGGCGGCCTGGGGAGACGTACTCGGACGCTTCGACGCGGGGGCGATGCGTCACGTGAAGGCTCCGGTCCTGATCCTGAACGGCGAGAAGGACGCCGTCTTCCGCGCAGGGGAGGCGGACTTCGCCCGCGCACATCCCCACGCGCGCGTCGAACTGATCCCGCGGGCACGGCACCTCGCGAACTTCGACGATCCAGATGCCTTCACTGATGCCGTCCGCCGCTTCGCGCGCCAGCTCCCCTGAATCCGACAACGATGCGACGTGAGGCAGTGTCGGCTACGCCCCGCGCCGGACGGGTCCGGGGTGTGGGTGAGGGTCAGCCCTGGACGGCGTAGGTGACGAAGGCGCGCCATGCGGTCGGGGAGAGGGTGAGTTCAGGGCTCAGCTGGACCTTGGAGTCGCGGACGTGTATCACCTGTGTGCCCTCCGCCACCTCGATGCAGCTGTCTCCTTCGGAGCCGCTGTAACTGCTCTTGTGCCAGGCCAGTTGGGACGTGCTCATAGCGCTCCTCGCATTCGCTTCAGCAGGCTGCAAGAGTCGTCGGGCGTCAGGGCCTGCGAGCGCAGTTTCGCATACCGCTGTTGGAGGACGCTGATCTCCTTTGGGACGGTGATCAGGCGGCCGTTCTTCTGGCCCTCGGAGTATCCGAACCAGCGGTTGTCGGGTGTCTCGGCCAATTGCAGAGGCCCATCCATCCCTGCGTGCGACGGCTGTCGCAGCGGCATGACCTGAAACTCCACGTTCCAGTTCCGCTCGATCAACTCCAGCAGTCGGTCGAACTGTTCCCGCGTCACCGCTTCCCCGCCCGTCCACCTCTCCAGCACCGCCTGCTCCACGATGAAGCTGAACGCGGTCGGCGGCCTCCGCGTCATCGCCAGCAGTTCCTGCCTGGCCAGCCGCGCCGCGATCCGGTTCTCCAGCTCGTCCGGGTCGGGCAGCGGTGGTGCGTCCAGCGAGACGGCTCGCGCGTACGCCTCGGTCTGCAACAGGCCCGGGATCACCCGGCATTCGTACGTGTACAGGCTGATCGCCGTCGTCTCCACCCGCGCCCACTGCCGGAACCAACTCGCCAGCCCCGCCTGCCGGGACAGATGCGGAGCGGCCTTCCGCAGCGCTCCCGTATTTCCGAGCGCCGCCTCCGCGCGTTCCACGAAGTCGTGGTCCGGCATCCGGCGGCCCTGCTCGATCGAGGCGACCGTGTGCTTGGAGAAGCGCACCTGGTCGGCGAACTCCTCGCGCGTGAGGCCCGCGTGTTCTCGCAGGGCCTGGACGACCGCGCCGAACGTACGCAGGCTGTCCGACACTCCGGGCTCGGTTCCGGTTCCCGCGCCGGTGCCTCCCGCCGCCGCATCCGCAGCGCCGTCGTCCATGTTCTCGTAGGCCACCGCTGGCCACCTTTCGCGCGTACCCGCCCCCGCCGTGCCGCTTCTGACTCCGTCGCACCGGCACACCCGTGGATGCGAGACGCTGGCGACTGAGTGTGTGCGTGCGATCTCATAGCGTACGCGCGGCAAGGGTGGTGCGATGTGTGTTCGCTCCACGCGCGGGGCTGTCGCCCGCCTGCTCCGGAGCTCGTGTCCCGAGTCTCGGGGTTCGAGCGCCGTACGCCGCCCTGTCACTCGTTCGGGGGTGCGGGAGGGGTGTGCGGGCCGACGCTTGAGCTCCGAGTTCCGAGGGTCGGGCTGCGAGGTTCGAGATGCGAGCGGTGTTGTTCATCCGGGAGGTAGGTAGGGGGGTTGGGAGAAACCTCTCCCCCTCCCCGCCCCGTCACGGCCAGCAAGTATGACTCATTGTGGGCGAGTTGCGGCGGAGAGTCGCGGCTGCTTACGGTGCCCTCAACGCATCGACCCCGACGCGGTGTTAGGCGCACCGGCCGGGGTCTGACCCAAGATCGACCCCTTAGAAAGACGATCTCGTGGCTATCCAGCACCCTAGCTCCGCGTTGCCCGCCCCCGCAGCCTCACGTCCGTACCGCGCGGCTCCCTCCGGCTACGGCAAGCAGTCCGTTCCCGGCCAGGAGCAGGCCCGCCGAGACGACTTCGCCTTCCTCCCGGAACGTGAGCGGTATGTCGCCGGGTATATCGACCGCCT contains:
- a CDS encoding TetR/AcrR family transcriptional regulator, whose amino-acid sequence is MSVQERKERERAERERLIVATARELAEQQGWGAVTTRRLAERIEYSQPVLYSHFRGKREIIGAVALEGAAELAVVVRDATAAADGPRARVAALARAYLDFAERNPAVYDAIFQLDGGLAFAREDTPAPLKDAFAALLESLGEVAGEGVDPGLFTETFWASLHGLATLTRAGRLLPEGTEQWVELLVDRLAIV
- a CDS encoding alpha/beta fold hydrolase translates to MTAVDAVPIVFVHGTRFSAGQWSMQLAALRDEFPVIAIDLPGHGDRSAQPWSLSAATEIISSAVDSLDHGPALVVGHSLGGYASLEFARRCPEQLRGMILAGASASTRGLRAVPYRLVAGLVPRMPADRLTRWNDRLLRRLYPRDVVEATLRAGYAFHTLPAAWGDVLGRFDAGAMRHVKAPVLILNGEKDAVFRAGEADFARAHPHARVELIPRARHLANFDDPDAFTDAVRRFARQLP
- a CDS encoding helix-turn-helix domain-containing protein → MAYENMDDGAADAAAGGTGAGTGTEPGVSDSLRTFGAVVQALREHAGLTREEFADQVRFSKHTVASIEQGRRMPDHDFVERAEAALGNTGALRKAAPHLSRQAGLASWFRQWARVETTAISLYTYECRVIPGLLQTEAYARAVSLDAPPLPDPDELENRIAARLARQELLAMTRRPPTAFSFIVEQAVLERWTGGEAVTREQFDRLLELIERNWNVEFQVMPLRQPSHAGMDGPLQLAETPDNRWFGYSEGQKNGRLITVPKEISVLQQRYAKLRSQALTPDDSCSLLKRMRGAL
- a CDS encoding DUF397 domain-containing protein; its protein translation is MSTSQLAWHKSSYSGSEGDSCIEVAEGTQVIHVRDSKVQLSPELTLSPTAWRAFVTYAVQG
- a CDS encoding DUF4267 domain-containing protein, coding for MSLKKINTFLTAAFILFILWFGTEFILSPETTAPNFGLPSWPSGDGGGFLIVKGIRDVVLALVLGILLVTGHRRALGWVLLVEAVAAYGDMTTVLAHHGSVATALGVHGLTATLMVVNGLLVMRETRKIATAPATPVTQPA
- a CDS encoding DUF1772 domain-containing protein codes for the protein MLNTLEVVTTVVVGVMVGVEFSVAFVMNPIFNALPEDSGQAGRAHGGRMLGAVMPFWYIGSLVLVAIWAVTGWQQDGAGLVVIGGALLIISVIMSILLLVPINNRSKTWTAENRPADWKQQTTRWDRYHYVRVAVIIAAFALLVAALA